agaattatgagcaaaatgttgtagtcggacataagggggtacttggattcagaaatgagagaaagcgggtacttgagccaaaaagagtttgagaaccactgctgtaaacgtgtgagtgagttgtgttgtgtggcttgtttaagacacactcagaaatccatcaaactgcttttcatgctgttctaagaagtagcaaaagcagcgactcctaaaacaaatattttaaaataaaataagctattaaaaaaaaaaaacttgatatatcgcccagccctaatatacaGCCTCCGTTTCCCAAACTCCGTTTCAGGTTTTACACATTTCTGTGCCATGTTacactttttcttttggtttcGGTTTCATCATTTCTCCGTGTTTTGATGGCTGTGCTTGAAATCTCAATAACTATACACTggctactatatactataagtatgattaggatgttgagcattcccactgaagtgtaCTTCCAAGTTTACcgagatgcatttcaaacctacaatgacaaatacCTGAAGCACACCGAGACTAActtttgatccataaaactcacgggaAACACGActgctgacatttcagagattgaAGTTCCTGTTTTTGTCTCCAGTTTTATTGCCAATCATATTTCACcctataaaacatgttttcaaatgtttaaaattacaGAAGGTTTGTGTGATTCTACTCTTCTGAGCgtcactttattatttatttactgttacTCTAACTTTTTATGTGTAGATGTGAGTTACTTGACAGAGGAAAAGGTCTTTGAGATCCTGGACATCTGTGGGGAGAACGAGGACTACTCTCCACTCATCCGGGTCATAGGTCGGGTTTTTTCCAGCGCCGATGGGTTGGTCCAGAGTTTCCGGAGGTCCAAACCTCACACCAAGGAGGAGCTTAAGTCTCTCCAAGGTAAGGACGAGGATAAGGACGAGGACGAGAAGGAGGCGGCGTCCTGCTCCGCCACAGCGATGGAAGATGACTCCCCCACCTCGTCCTCGTCGTCAAGGCTCGGGGAGGGGTCCTCAGGGGAAAACGACGTCCAGAAGTTGGCACCTGATGAGGTGTCAGTGGACATTGAGGCCGTGCGGCGAGTCTATGAGCGACTACTGTCCAATGAGAAGATAGAAGCTGCCTTCTTGAATGCACTGGTCTACCTCTCGCCAAACGTGGAGTGCGACCTGACGTACCACAACGTGTATTCCCGAGACCCGAACTACCTTAACTTGTTTGTTATAGTGATGGAGAACAGCAACCTCCATAGTCCAGAGTACTTGGAAATTGCTCTTCCTCAGTTCTGCAAGGCCATGAGCAAACTGCCGTTGGCCGCGCAGGCTAAGCTAGCTCGCTTGTGGTCGCATTATAGCGCCGAACAGATGCGGCGTATGGTGGAGACCTTCCAGCAGCTCATCACCTACAAGGTGATCAGCAACGAGTTCAACAGCCGCAACCTGGTCAATGATGACGACGCTGTGGTGGCGGCCACCAAGTGCTTGAAGATCGTCTACTATGCTAACGTGCTAGGTGGCGACCTCGACATGGAGCACAAcgaggaagaggatgaggagCCCATTCCCGAATCCAGCGAGCTCACCTTGCAGGAGTTGTTGGGGGAGGAGCGACGGAACAAGAAAGGTCCACGCGTGGACCCGCTGGAAACAGAGCTGGGGATTCGTACCAACGACTGCCGGCGGCCACTCATACCTTTCGAGGAATTTGTCAATGAGCCCTTGAACGAAGTGCTGGAGATGGACAAGGACTACACTTTCTTCAAGGTCGAAACGGAAAACAAGTTTTCTTTCATGACGTGCCCGTTTAGCCTCAACGCTGTCACCAAGAACCTCGGCCTGTACTACGACAACCGCATCCGCATGTACAGCGAGCGACGCATCACGGTGCTCTACAGCCTGGTGCAGGGTCAGCAGCTCAACCCCTACTTGAGGCTCAAAGTGCGCCGAGACCACATCATCGATGACGCTCTGGTCAGGGTACGTGGAGCAAAGatggcctcctcctcctcctcttcttctgttgtgACTCCCTTTTGAGATCAGTGTCCTGCTTTGTCCCTCCAGCTGGAAATGATAGCGATGGAGAATCCTGCAGACTTGAAGAAGCAGCTCTACGTGGAGTTTGAAGGAGAGCAAGGTGTTGATGAAGGAGGCGTTTCCAAAGAGTTCTTTCAATTAGTGGTGGAGGAGATCTTCAACCCGGACATTGGTAAGAAATCAGTGCTAGTGAAGCAGCAAGCGGGGATGAGTAACTAAcaccttttttctgctgaaaacaaatttatttgGTATAAAGTAGTGAtggcaccgaaatgaaaattcgcGGCCAAAAGCGAAAAACTAAAACGcggaaaaaaattgttttgcaCATTCGGCCCTCGACCTAATTTAATgcgccccccaaagtaaatgtacaaaatgacagaaaaatacacaaaacaagagcaagagtacgttaaaaaacacaaagaaatacaacattgcaggaaaatacagtaaaagacaagagaaaaacgcatgaaactactacaaaatgaacaaaacgacagtaatacacaaaattactcagaaaaatatagacgattacaacaaaaagacaagaaaaacacgaaaaatgactctgcaaacccacaacactaacaaacaagcaaaacaacaacaggaatACAAAAAAGTACTCCAAAgaacgcaaaatgacaacacaaatacacaatatgtctgcaaaaaacatctattttacaggaaaattacacaaaaggacaacaggaatgcacaaaatgcctcagtgaccaagacaacaacaaacatacacagaatgagagaaaaacacacaatcactattaaactctttgttctttcctgtattaatgctcagattgctcattattctaaatgctcagatcaaacaaacacatttttgtggcctcgctgtgataaaagttgcctacctctgctttaaacaataaatcaagtaaaaatatgaaaatattttgttCCCATTATCACAACTTCCTGTTTCGGCCAAAAACCGAACATTTTCGGTTGCCAGAATTTTCGGTGTGGTTGATTGATTCTTCT
This is a stretch of genomic DNA from Gouania willdenowi chromosome 2, fGouWil2.1, whole genome shotgun sequence. It encodes these proteins:
- the LOC114474648 gene encoding ubiquitin-protein ligase E3A-like, with the protein product MNSDEKEDCECAPPQAQANPARGPERDIEEPDIENPEASRMKRAAAKHLIERYYHQLTEGCGNELCSNSWCASSAGFRRMDNNAAAVKALELYKVNAKLCDPHPSKKVTASTYLESSTHSNRKINHQDINSVRDNFKDVSYLTEEKVFEILDICGENEDYSPLIRVIGRVFSSADGLVQSFRRSKPHTKEELKSLQGKDEDKDEDEKEAASCSATAMEDDSPTSSSSSRLGEGSSGENDVQKLAPDEVSVDIEAVRRVYERLLSNEKIEAAFLNALVYLSPNVECDLTYHNVYSRDPNYLNLFVIVMENSNLHSPEYLEIALPQFCKAMSKLPLAAQAKLARLWSHYSAEQMRRMVETFQQLITYKVISNEFNSRNLVNDDDAVVAATKCLKIVYYANVLGGDLDMEHNEEEDEEPIPESSELTLQELLGEERRNKKGPRVDPLETELGIRTNDCRRPLIPFEEFVNEPLNEVLEMDKDYTFFKVETENKFSFMTCPFSLNAVTKNLGLYYDNRIRMYSERRITVLYSLVQGQQLNPYLRLKVRRDHIIDDALVRLEMIAMENPADLKKQLYVEFEGEQGVDEGGVSKEFFQLVVEEIFNPDIGMFTYDERTKLFWFNASSFENEGQYTLIGIVLGLAIYNNCILDVHFPMVVYRKLMGKKGTFRDLADANPVLYQSLKELLEYEGSVEEDMMITFQISQTDLFGNPLMYDLRENGDKIPVTNENRKEFVAQYSEYMLNKSIEKQFKAFRRGFHMVTNESPLKYLFRPEEIELLICGSRNLDFLALEETTEYDGGYNRDSRIIKEFWETLHSFGEEQKRLFLQFTTGTDRAPVGGLGKLKMIIAKNGPDTDRLPTSHTCFNVLLLPEYGSKEKLRERLLKAITYAKGFGML